The Penaeus monodon isolate SGIC_2016 unplaced genomic scaffold, NSTDA_Pmon_1 PmonScaffold_2656, whole genome shotgun sequence region AACCTCCTTATCATGAAGTGCCAGCAGCAGAAGAGAAGGACCATTATAATGAAGCCTCCCAGAAGCCCCACGCACGCCCCAAGCACGGCCACTAATACCATCTGCCTGTGGCCTGCGTCGTGTACCTGCGACGTAGAGATGTTGTGGTTACATGGAGGCCATGCGTGTCCACCgccgaagaaaagaaatagataaaaaaataaatgtgtttattCAATAATTTGATAATTCATTCTTATGAAAGTAAGCGTGTCTAAAGGTATTTTCAGTTTAATGCCCCCGcttattcaatttttttgttaatttaagccTTCATTTTTAACATACGCATCGGTATGATCACGTAAATGCATTAAAGCCATGAGATGGAATGCACTGGCgtgaatatatgttatagatgaaagtttaaattaataaaataaatattaaacgcATTTTTTGAATATTAAACGCATTTTTGGGCTATTAGCAATGTTCATGAATTCTGTGTAAATTCGCCTGActaaattattatgatttgtgAGATGTGAAATTCATAtgtgattcatattttttttttttactgaagaagAAAGGCTGAATTAGATGTAATTAGTATCTGAAGCTATGCATTATGATACTATCAACCAGATTTTAAACAAGATCTTAAGAGATATTTTGTGAAATGCAGTAGGCCTATAGAATTGGAAATTGCATAGCATCTGAATAACGGATACGGGCATAGGCTTTTTCATTCCAGGGATCTATTATTTATATCCCATGTATTATTCATTACATGGGGTGTCGCGACATGTAAAAATACACGATGGAAAGTGTTGctacagtgataatataataattggtcTTTGAACACTGCAGCAGCGCAGatacaataaagataaagaaacggGTTACTTATTCTAATGAATTGTATTATGATCGGACGCTATATATTGCTTGTAGTAAGAACTTTTTGTTCATAGGCGTTTGCATGGAAATTAATTGCTcgataaaccttttttatatataagaaaagcagAATGAAGCTTGTTGCAAATGTATATGTTTCCGTGGacataaattcttattattatattaaaccgGAATAGTGTCaagtgaagaagaaaacgaaaatactagtagaataaaaaagaaagaaaaaaaaatgcgaatgaaaatgaataattatgcaGTGCAGGTGACTATAAATACATCTCTCTCACGCTCTGAAATTACTCGTTCTCATCGATATTTTTCCTCGTCATTCGCCACAATAAAACTCTTATTAAGAAAATACCAATTACCCAATGAAACCAAAACGATGCTTAAACACATACTAAGATCGTCTCCACCGTCTTTATCCTTATCGTCTGCTGTGGGTCGTCTTCCTCATCCTGTAATTGCGGTAACTGAAGATCTCTGTAGTCCACTGTATCTCCACTGTATtggctcctctctcctcctgccaCAGCTACCAATACCACAGCGAACAAGTAACATAGCAGACTCCGTTGAAACATAGTTGCAAGTCGATGCATTAACAGTCTAACAAAGTTTACTTCTCATTTCGTTTTTAGTTTAtcgatctccttctctctctctctctctctctcttttccttcttttattcaatCTTCACGTCGATTATGTTCAATCGCCTTCACTGATCACTCTCACATCTCATAGTACTGTAAGGCCGACATGTTAAGCGCTTAACTGATAACGTAATCTTATCTGACGTGATTCTTGGTGTTTGATTAGAGCAGGCGGCGATATGctgggaaaaaaatatcagtcTAGAAAAGGTCTTCGATGTTAATGTGACCAAATATCGACCTTTCATTTccagatatacaaatacacatacacacacatacatatgcagaaaacatgcacacacatagacacgacatatatgtatatatacatatatatgtataatatatataatatatatatatatatatatatatatatatatatatatatatatatatatatgtatcaatctatctatctatatatatgaaatatatacatatatgcacatgtatatgcatatgtgtatatatacgttttttatacggtaggttcatgtttgagccgccgtggtcacagtatgatacttaattgtagtttcatgtttgatgctcttggagtgagtacgtggtagggtccccagttcctttcacggagagtgccggtgtgtacctttttaggtaatcattctctatatttatccgggcttgggaccagcactgacttgggctggcttggccacccagtggctaggtaggcaatcgaggtgaagttccttgcccaaggtaacaacgcgccggcctgtgacgcgaaccctcgaactcagattgccgtcgtggcagtcttgagtctgatgctctaaccactcggccaccgcggccttgtatatatagtatatatatgtatatacatgtatacatattatgtatattatataatgtatatatatacacatatatgtgtatatatgtacatatttatattcatagggaacttcacctcgatgcctacctagccggtggtgtgggcaagccagtccaagtcagtgccggtaaatagagatggtgactcgataaaaacaccgggcggaaggcaatggcaaaccaccgctctaaattgccaagaaaatcatgaaatccatgatcgccaacgttctggcgggacagggcacttaaaaaaaaaaaaaaaaaaaaaaaaaaaaaatgctatataaatatatataatatatatatatatatatatttttttttttttttttttttttgggtggggggggggggggggcgctagcACTTGTACCACGGCGCCGATTTCCCCTACGACCTTGCTTTTGACTTcccaggcgatatgtcgttttctcgttgtgagatcgggctcgagccagcagtcggggcACAGGCcaattcaattccccgtcgcccactgcgacggggaattgaactcgggaccacacacatacacctctctctctctctctctctctctctctctatatatatatatatatatatatatatatatatatatatatatataatatataatatatcatcacataacggtatgctcatgtttgagcggccgtggacctttccaccatccttcgccactcaactcgattttgtgcttttctttccacttgtaccatcgtcagcccgcaaatatctttgatgttgtcgctcagtcttgtcttcggtttgcctcttcctctgtttcctacataatatatatattgctacgccagtgggtctttgtctctgtgcaaaacatgtgttaacatgaaaaggatgacctgagcatgtgttaacatgaaaggatcctgggcaaacatgacgcagctggctgtgagcggaggaaggagcggagaacaagccaagagagacagagttgggtgctgcttctgtgaa contains the following coding sequences:
- the LOC119570421 gene encoding uncharacterized protein LOC119570421; this encodes MHRLATMFQRSLLCYLFAVVLVAVAGGERSQYSGDTVDYRDLQLPQLQDEEDDPQQTIRIKTVETILVHDAGHRQMVLVAVLGACVGLLGGFIIMVLLFCCWHFMIRRFVGVAVQGPRPVIGV